Proteins from one Paludisphaera borealis genomic window:
- a CDS encoding type II toxin-antitoxin system RelE/ParE family toxin, whose translation MIGRYRLLPAADRDLDEQAGYLADNASLETALRYYDNAAASFATIAGMPGMGEHWESADLRLAGLRVWRIEGFEKHLIFYRHGDDGIDIVRVLHGARDIPSILESAAEE comes from the coding sequence ATGATCGGGCGTTATCGCCTGCTGCCCGCCGCCGACCGCGATCTGGACGAGCAGGCCGGTTATCTGGCGGACAACGCCAGCTTGGAAACCGCCCTGCGATACTACGACAACGCCGCCGCCAGCTTCGCCACGATCGCCGGGATGCCCGGCATGGGGGAGCATTGGGAATCCGCCGATCTCCGGTTGGCCGGGCTGCGTGTCTGGCGTATCGAGGGATTTGAAAAGCACCTGATTTTCTATCGGCACGGCGATGACGGCATCGATATCGTCCGCGTCCTGCACGGTGCCCGCGACATCCCTAGCATCCTTGAATCAGCCGCTGAGGAATGA
- a CDS encoding type II toxin-antitoxin system ParD family antitoxin, with the protein METMNIALPEAMKHFVQERVSEGGYSSVSEYVRELIRTDQKRKAEERIDALLLEGLDSGTPIAVTPEYWEAKKKRLAERLSKSARPQ; encoded by the coding sequence ATGGAAACGATGAACATAGCCCTGCCCGAAGCGATGAAGCACTTCGTACAGGAACGCGTGAGCGAAGGCGGTTACAGTAGCGTCAGCGAATATGTGCGTGAGTTAATTCGAACCGACCAGAAACGCAAAGCCGAAGAACGGATCGACGCCCTGCTGCTCGAAGGGTTGGACTCGGGCACGCCGATCGCCGTGACGCCGGAATATTGGGAGGCGAAGAAGAAACGCCTGGCCGAGCGGTTGAGCAAGTCGGCCCGCCCCCAATGA